The sequence TTTGAGCTAAAGTCGGGTgcgagctggtgaggtggggTCGAACTGGGACTAGAGGACGACGAACGCCATGGCGGGTTAGAGACTGGATTTAACAACGGTGTTGTATCATGGCAAATAGAAAATCGATGATCGACCAAGAGGTGATCGGCGAGTTGAACGACTCTGATGATTTGACGGCCATAGACGCAGCCGGGATAACTAAAAATACTACGACAGCTAAGAATCAACTCGGAGACGACGACGGGCACGCACGAGAGGAGCTCGACGCGGAAACTTGACACGCCGTTGCGAGCAGAGAATTTTCGTGCGCACGACAAACAACGAAAGAGCAAGCTGCGCATGCGCAGAGAGCTCGACAACCCGCAGCAGGGACTAGCAGGGCGCGAGCTGCGCGCAGGCgcgcgacgaccacgacaaaggaGCAGAGACGGCGAGCACGCGCGTAGGAAAGGGACCTCGGCCATGGGCAGGGACTCGCGACCAGCAA is a genomic window of Zea mays cultivar B73 chromosome 5, Zm-B73-REFERENCE-NAM-5.0, whole genome shotgun sequence containing:
- the LOC100384645 gene encoding uncharacterized protein LOC100384645; this encodes MAEVPFLRACSPSLLLCRGRRAPARSSRPASPCCGLSSSLRMRSLLFRCLSCARKFSARNGVSSFRVELLSCVPVVVSELILSCRSIFSYPGCVYGRQIIRVVQLADHLLVDHRFSICHDTTPLLNPVSNPPWRSSSSSPSSTPPHQLAPDFSSKSSSFRASARNPKNRVKTKLAAPYSPSARQIAWTGKSLPISRIRVSCGNEDQN